CCATGAATTATTTGTGATGAATGGAAAAAACACGCGCCTTAACCCAGTTCTGCGCCATTGTATAAAAGAGTTGAGCTACTTTATTTCTGAAAGCCAGAAATAAAACCTTTTCGATAAGCTCTACTATTAGTACGCACACTACAGCCTTGCAACTTGCGAGGCTTTTTTGTTTGAGGAATACGACGTGAAAACCCTTGGGTTGTTTTACATTAGTAAACTCATAACGTTTTATGCTGGTTTCTACGGTTGTTTCATACTTCATCACGCGTTTGCTGTGCCTGTTGTAGTCAGTGCCGCAACTGTGGGGCTATTGGGCAGTTTTATTCCTTATACCTCACGCTTTAAGCGCCATCCGCAAGCCGCTGTTTATGCTGGTGCGTTTGCGGGAATGTGCTCACAGGATATTATTCAAACACAAAGTGAAATCATCACTGTAAGCCTAGTTGGTGCTCTTATTTACACCTTGCTGCGCAACGTGTTTGTGGGCATTGGGGGAAAACTTGGGGCCATAGCATTTACCGCTGTGGCAAGCGTTGTGTTAGTAAAAGGGCTGGTACTTTAAATGTTAACCACAATAGTCATCGCCGTTGCGGGAGGGCTAAGTACGTTTGCATTATCGTTAGTGCCATTTATTGGTGCTATTCGAGCGAGTACCTTGGCAACATTAGTCGCCTATACCGTGTTTTTGGTCGTTTTCGACAGTAGTACAGCCAATGCGTTTGGTGCGCTGTTTTTCGGTGGAAGCTTTGTTGGTATGAGCTCAAGTGCCAAATTATCGTGGTTGGGAGTGACATTGGCTGCATCAGTTTTTGGTGTACTGAGTGCTGCAATACTCCCGCTATTAAATGGCATGGGGGGAGCGTTGGGGGTCTGCGCGTTTCTATCTGTTGTTATTGTATATTTAAGCGGCATGCTTTATCGCAAGTATAATCCACGAACTATAAACCCGAATTAATTGTAGGTTCGCATTACACAAATTTAGGAATTAAGTAGCCAACGTTGTGGCTACTTATTATTCAATTCCAATATTTTTACAGGATTTATTCGTACTCTAGTGGGTCTGTTGCATTGTTTTCGCTAAACGCTTCTAAGCGTTCCTCACACGCGCCGCATTTGCCACACGCTTTTTCACGACCGTTGTAGCAGGTCCAGGTTTGCGAGTAATCTAGCCCCATTTTTAAACCATCGGTCAAAATTGCTGTTTTGCTGTCATCGATGTAAGGCGTCATAATTTTTACTGGTGTGTAGTTGGCTATGCCACATACATCATTCATTCTATGAACGAATTCAGGACGACAGTCAGGGTAAATCGCGTGATCGCCTGAGTGTGCGCCGTAGTAAACTTCGTTTGCATCAAGACTCACTGCGTAGCCAACAGCTAATGACAACAGGATCATGTTGCGATTAGGCACGACGGTTTGCTTCATGCTGGGTTCTTCATAGTGCCCTTCGGGAACGTCTATGTCAGATGTCAGCGCAGAACCACCAATTAAGGTATTGATGGCGCTGATATCGACAATTTTATGCGGTACGTCAAGCGAGCGACAAACAGCGGCGGCGTAGTCGAGTTCCTTCTTGTGACGCTGTCCGTAGTTAAAACTTAAAGCGTGTACTTTTTTGCCCGCGCGCAGCGCTTTGTGCAAAACCGTGTAGGAGTCCATGCCTCCCGAATAAATAACAACAACGTTTTCAGACATAGTTTTTGATTAATTGATAAATTATCACCGAATTTTATGTGATCCTTGGTAAAATCCCAACATACAATCGTTAAAGGGTGTCAAATTGTCTGTATTGTCCACATTAAACATCAATGAGATGTTCGAAACTATCCAAGGTGAAGGTGCATATACGGGAATACCATCTATCTTTGTCCGCTTACAGGGATGTCCGGTAGGGTGTCCATGGTGTGATACTAAGCACACGTGGGAGATAAAAGCTGACTTGAGTGTTTCACCAGAAGATGTCATTGCCAAAAGTAGCGAATCTGAAACGTATTTTGTATCTAACGAAGCAAGTTTGATGACATTGTTTGAGCAACAGGGGTACGTTGCAAAGCATGTAGTCATTACTGGGGGCGAGCCATGTATGTATGACTTACGTCCGCTAACCAACATATTGCATCAGAACGGATACACCACGCAAATTGAGACCAGTGGCACGTTTGAGGTGTTATGTGATGAGCGCACTTA
The DNA window shown above is from Alteromonas sp. KC3 and carries:
- the queE gene encoding 7-carboxy-7-deazaguanine synthase QueE codes for the protein MSTLNINEMFETIQGEGAYTGIPSIFVRLQGCPVGCPWCDTKHTWEIKADLSVSPEDVIAKSSESETYFVSNEASLMTLFEQQGYVAKHVVITGGEPCMYDLRPLTNILHQNGYTTQIETSGTFEVLCDERTYVTVSPKINMKGGFDVLTSALERANEIKHPIAMQKHIDELDALLTKVSSLEGKQVCLQPISQQKRATELAVRTCIARNWRLSLQTHKYIGIE
- the queC gene encoding 7-cyano-7-deazaguanine synthase QueC, producing the protein MSENVVVIYSGGMDSYTVLHKALRAGKKVHALSFNYGQRHKKELDYAAAVCRSLDVPHKIVDISAINTLIGGSALTSDIDVPEGHYEEPSMKQTVVPNRNMILLSLAVGYAVSLDANEVYYGAHSGDHAIYPDCRPEFVHRMNDVCGIANYTPVKIMTPYIDDSKTAILTDGLKMGLDYSQTWTCYNGREKACGKCGACEERLEAFSENNATDPLEYE